The following proteins are encoded in a genomic region of Micromonospora olivasterospora:
- the whiA gene encoding DNA-binding protein WhiA produces MAMTAAVKDELSRVDVPKPCCRRAEMAALLRFAGGLHIVSGRVVVEAELDTGAVARRLRREIAEVYGYPSEIHVLASGGLRKGSHFIVRVVKDGEALARQTGLLDVRGRPVRGLPPHVVAANVCCAVSAWRGAFMAHGSLTEPGRSSALEITCPGPESALALVGAARRIGITAKNREVRGVDRVVVKDGDAIAALLTRIGAHSSVLAWEERRVRREVRATANRLANFDDANLRRSARAAVAAAARVTRALEILADDAPHHLTSAGRLRLEHRQASLEELGALADPPLTKDAIAGRIRRLLALADKRARDLGIPDTEAAVTPEMLVV; encoded by the coding sequence ATGGCGATGACGGCTGCGGTCAAGGACGAGCTGAGCCGGGTGGACGTGCCCAAGCCCTGCTGCCGGCGGGCGGAGATGGCGGCGCTGCTGCGCTTCGCCGGGGGGCTGCACATCGTCTCCGGCCGGGTGGTGGTCGAGGCGGAGCTCGACACCGGGGCGGTGGCCCGGCGGCTGCGCCGGGAGATCGCCGAGGTGTACGGCTATCCGAGCGAGATCCACGTACTGGCCTCGGGTGGGCTGCGCAAGGGCAGCCACTTCATCGTGCGGGTGGTCAAGGACGGCGAGGCCCTGGCGCGGCAGACCGGGCTGCTGGACGTGCGGGGCCGTCCGGTGCGGGGTCTGCCGCCGCACGTGGTGGCGGCCAACGTCTGCTGCGCCGTGTCCGCGTGGCGGGGGGCGTTCATGGCGCACGGCTCGCTGACCGAGCCGGGCCGCTCCAGCGCCCTGGAGATCACCTGCCCGGGGCCGGAGTCGGCGCTCGCCCTGGTCGGCGCGGCCCGCCGGATCGGCATCACCGCGAAGAACCGCGAGGTGCGCGGGGTCGACCGGGTGGTGGTCAAGGACGGCGACGCGATCGCCGCGCTGCTGACCCGGATCGGCGCGCACTCCAGCGTGCTCGCCTGGGAGGAGCGCCGGGTGCGCCGCGAGGTCCGGGCGACGGCCAACCGCCTGGCCAACTTCGACGACGCCAACCTGCGCCGCTCCGCGCGGGCCGCGGTCGCCGCCGCCGCCCGGGTGACCCGGGCGCTGGAGATCCTCGCCGACGACGCCCCCCACCACCTGACCTCGGCGGGGCGGCTGCGTCTGGAGCACCGGCAGGCATCCCTGGAGGAGTTGGGCGCGCTCGCCGACCCGCCGCTGACCAAGGACGCCATCGCCGGGCGGATCCGCCGGCTGCTGGCGCTGGCCGACAAGCGGGCCCGGGACCTGGGCATCCCGGATACCGAAGCGGCCGTCACGCCCG
- a CDS encoding gluconeogenesis factor YvcK family protein, producing the protein MTATKVVAFGGGHGLSASLRALRRCAPELDLDITAVVTVGDDGGSSGRLRARRGGLPPGDLRQALVALAGDHPATRRSAGLFQHRFAGTPGDPADSDDGLAGHAVGNLVLCGLTELLGDPVAALEHAGAMLGAVGRVLPMSRQPVGIEARVRGADAAYPDEVRTLRGQHQVAVTTGRVESLRLTPLAPAACAEAVAATAEADWLIFGPGSWYTSVLPHLLVPGLAAAIVTSSARRLVTLNLAAEKETLGLSLADHLDTLRHYLPELTVDLVLADSKAVGDPGPVQRAAESLGARLVLAPVAVTDGEPRHDPAALGAALVPVLGADR; encoded by the coding sequence GTGACGGCGACGAAGGTGGTCGCCTTCGGCGGCGGCCACGGGCTGTCGGCGTCCCTGCGGGCGCTGCGCCGGTGCGCGCCCGAGCTCGACCTGGACATCACCGCCGTGGTCACCGTCGGCGACGACGGGGGCTCCAGCGGCCGGCTACGCGCCCGCCGGGGCGGGCTGCCGCCGGGCGACCTGCGCCAGGCGTTGGTGGCCCTCGCGGGCGACCACCCGGCCACCCGGCGCAGCGCCGGGCTGTTCCAGCACCGCTTCGCCGGCACGCCCGGCGACCCGGCCGACAGCGACGACGGGCTGGCCGGGCACGCGGTGGGAAATCTGGTGCTCTGCGGCCTGACCGAGCTGCTCGGCGACCCGGTGGCGGCGCTGGAGCACGCCGGGGCGATGCTCGGCGCGGTGGGCCGGGTGCTGCCGATGTCCCGCCAGCCGGTGGGCATCGAGGCCCGGGTGCGCGGCGCCGACGCGGCGTACCCGGACGAGGTGCGGACGCTGCGCGGGCAGCACCAGGTGGCGGTCACCACCGGGCGGGTGGAGTCGCTGCGGCTCACCCCCCTCGCGCCGGCCGCCTGCGCCGAGGCGGTGGCGGCGACCGCCGAGGCCGACTGGCTGATCTTCGGCCCGGGCAGCTGGTACACCAGCGTGCTGCCGCACCTGCTGGTGCCGGGGCTGGCCGCCGCGATCGTCACCAGCTCCGCCCGTCGGCTGGTCACGCTCAACCTGGCGGCGGAGAAGGAGACCCTTGGGCTGTCCCTGGCCGACCATCTGGACACCCTGCGGCACTATCTGCCCGAGCTGACGGTGGACCTGGTGCTGGCGGACTCCAAGGCGGTGGGTGATCCCGGGCCGGTCCAGCGTGCGGCAGAATCGCTGGGTGCCCGGCTGGTCCTCGCCCCGGTCGCCGTCACCGACGGCGAGCCCCGTCACGATCCGGCCGCTCTGGGCGCCGCGCTGGTGCCTGTCCTGGGCGCCGATCGTTAA